The Oryza sativa Japonica Group chromosome 11, ASM3414082v1 DNA window TCGAGCATCACCCACATCGTCTTCGCCACCACCAGCACCGGCTGCCTGCCCAGCGCCGACGTCGTGCTCATCAAGCTCCTCGGCCTCCCGCTGTCGACCAAGCGTGTCATGCTCTACCAGGCTGGCTGCTTCGGAGGCACCACGGCGCTGCGTGTGGCCAAGGACATCGCCGAGAGCAACCACGGTGCCAGGGTGCTCGTGGTGACATCCGAGGTGATGTCGCTGGTCATCCGTGGCCCCTCCGAATCCCACATCGGCAACCTCGTCGGCCAAGCCGTGTTCGGCGACGCCGCGGGCGCCGTCGTGGTGGGGTGCTGCCCCACCGCCGACGAGCGTCGTCCCGTGTTCGAGTTGGTCCGGGCATCGCAGGACGTGATACCGGGGACGGACGACGCCGTGGTGGTGAAGGTGCGGCAGGAAGGGGTGGTGATCACCATGCACCGCGACGTGCCGCTCCACGTATCCAACGCCATCGGCGGCGTGGTCAAGAGCACGTTCCACGAGATAGACATGAAGATCACCAGCTACAACGAGGCATTCTGGCTGCTGCACGCCGGTGGGAGGGGGATCGTGGATGGCGTGGAGGAGAGGCTGGGCCTCGGCGGGGAGAAGCTGGCTGCGACGAGGGAGGTGATGAGGCAGTATGGCAACACGCGTAGCTCCACCATCTTCTTGGCGATGGAGGAGATGAAGAGGAGGTCGGAGGAGCgagggatggcgacggcgggggaAGGCCTCGAGTGGGGGATGCTCATCGCCTTTGGCCCCGGACTCACCTTGGAGACCATGCTGCTCCGTGCAGTGCCACGTAACAGCTAGCTATACATACGCCAACATGTGATATCGATCGACCGGTAACACGAATAAATTAAGCAGGGCAATCTACAAGTTATATTTTCCAGTGCGTACATGTTATATTTTCCAGTGTGTGACACCAGTAAAAATAAGTCTACATGTTATATTTTTCCAGTATAAGTGCGAATATTATGTTAATTGCTTCTTGATTGTTACTCCACGGTTAATTTAGTTGGTTTCGGAACCAGCTGAGTATGGAATAATGTTATACGTGATCAATTATAAGCTCTTACTCGATCATCTGGTCGGACGACAAACATTTCTAGCATGATCCATATTATGATTGGTTCGTCCCTAGTTGGAAAATGTGGTTCTGTTAATAATGTTCTGAAGCTTTGTTTTTTATTATCCATATTCGGTACATCACTAGAAAAAGAATAATAACTGAAAATGAAGTAAGATTactccactggtggagaaaccatctttcgtcggtcggccgatttccacaatagtcccggatgcaataaaaaccggggctaaaaatgatctttagtcccggttcaaaagggtagcgggcatatttgatctttagtcccggtttgtgttaccaaccgggactaaagatcatctttagtcccggttcgaatgctgtcagggcctgtcaggcccccccgggatctttagtcccggtttgtaacaccaaccgggactaaagatcgtaactttagtcccggttggtattaggactaaagatcccggtgatctttagccccggttggtgctaccaactgggactaaagtcccacccctatatatgtgtcttcttcctcctccagctgcccgagcaagcttcaaaatttctttaaaaaagaggggaggtcatgccaaaatttctattgaatttattttggtgattacatacaaatcggaggtgcttaaaaggtttgcaacttcatcctccaatgttttttttttgtcatactacatttgcacctatgttttgcacactttttttgtctccaaaatttagttgtaagttgatgagagagaaaatgtgtgtggggaagaaagaatatatagaaatttagttcatttgctaaacaaggttttataaaatagttgagaaggaaaactctagtgaaagttaatcttaaataatagaaaacaaactaaaatgaaaattaaaagaagtaagacacattaaaattagtttaaaactttacaaatagtttttaagaattatttggtgtaatattttatgatttttgtatgaataaagatatcttataattattatatgactgtcattattgtaagaataattatttgtgtacggttttttttactcatgtagatggatcagcaatggatgtacgctgaccggcggtccaaagagtttattgacggcgtgcactattttttgagagtggccgaagctaacaggcaaaggggttttatttgttgtccatgcaataagtgtaagaatcagaaggagtattctgtatccaggactattcatttccacttgtttaagtcggggttcatgccaagctataattgttggacatcccacggagagcaaggtgttgaaatggaagaagatgaagtggaagacgacaatattccggactttgctcagtatgttggatttgaaggaaatcaaacgggcgaggaggaaatagctgctgatggtaacgacgttgcggatgatcttggtcagatgttgcaggacgtcagggaggactgcgaaagtaaaaaggaggcccataaattggacaagatgttggaggaccacagaacttcgttgtacccaggttgcgagcaggggcacaaaaagttggataccactctggagttgttgcaatagAAGGcaaaaaaatggggttagtgacaaggcatttggcgatttattgaaactcgtcaagaacattcttctggggggaaacaaattgcccgagacaacgtacgaggctaagaagatagtggcaatttcatatgttaattagagtttttaacatttaatttactatcattcatatgctaattataattgactggagaatttttaaaagtattaaatttaatatatttttaaaactatcattcatatattagagtttttcacaatttaatttactatctttcatatgctacttatatatgactattcgaatttttaaaaggtttaaatcatgcatgtggcatttacatatgttaattagagtttttagcatttaatttaatataattcctatgctaagtacatatgatgattacaatttttattaattttaaatcatgcagtatgtacatacatatcttaattagagtttttaccaatataataatatcattcatatatatgctaagtatatatgattattggaatttttattaattatatttgcttattacgatttatccacttaatttattacagacaaaaataatttttcgaagtaattgtcattaatctttgtactttaaataatgttaatgcattaacttctattttataaacacatatgtaagcgaaaatcatatgcagtgctataatctttagtcccggttcttaaccctaaccgggtttaaaaagaatttcgaaatagcgggaaaagatatttactcccggttgttaagaaaaaccgggactaaagatatctgtagtcccggttgttctcaacaaccgggagtaaatatcttttctttactcccggttgttctcaacaaccgggactaaagatatctttagtcccggttgttctcaacaaccgggagtaaagatccgggcgtatatatattcccggtgcgccctcgtcttcttcaccaacacttagacgttttcggccgatcgatctctctcggcctctctccttcgccacgccgccgctgctttcgccgccgcgcgcgcaatgccgccgccgccacgccacgccgccgccgccgtcgccacgccgccgccgccaccgccgccgcgccaaccgccgccccgatgccgccacaccgccgttaacgaacgagaacaagaacgatcgaacgaacgagagtgAGAACGAACatgtcaacgtacgttgccgcgagaacgtgaactagaacgagaacgatcgaacgaacgagagcgagaacgaacacgtcaacgtacgttgccgcgagaacgtgaacgagaacgagaacgatcgaacgaacgagagcgagaacgagaacgatcgaacgaagacaagcgagaacgtgaatgagaacgagcgaacgaacgaggacgaacgttaacgtgaaatgcaatatatatatatatatatatatatatatatatatatatatatatatatatatatatatatatatatatatatatatatatatatatatatacatatatatatatatttgttacttcgcatttatccaaatacatctttttgtatcttgcaaaaaagacgtgttgtcggagtcgtccgtcaagcctgagtggaagagctagccctagaaggaattggagcaggcaagtgacgtaataatataaatgattgttatatttgtaatgcaattaattaagattattagacctgtaattagacttatcatataagattgtgtagtgttctaatattatttgagttttaatataagattattttattgcaaattagacttagtatgacattattgactacggaattggtgcgactcctatcaattgactattgtagtcttaattagacttagcatatacgcacgaaacacttagcatacatgactattttagtcttaacatgtaatattatttgagttttaatataagattactttatttgtaattagacttagtatgtaattattgactacggaattggtgcgacaagtagcaattgactattgtagtcttaattagacttagcatatacgcacgaaacacttagcatatacatgactattttagtcttagcatgcatgtaatattatttgagttttaatataagattattttatttgtaattagacttagtatataattatttactagctagggttgtataatatacgtcacctagacttagcttatatcatgatttgtaattagacttagcacgtaaggttgtgtagggttctaatgtacgacatttacacttagcatacatgacttagattgttaaaacataaatgtctcgtaacttagcagatgtttcttgtatcaacagatggctgaccgcgatgaggaacagatattgtacgatacaatcgcggagggaagcagccagtactggaatgaagaagaggggaacgaggatccaaaccagtacttgaacgaggaagggaacgtggagagggatgcggaggggaaccagcaggggcacgtggaaagggatgtggaggggaaccaggaggaggaggctagtggtagtcaaccctccgttggacagaacagggcacgcgggcaacgaggtgcagcgaagaagcttgagggtcagcacatcataacggaagtggaagaagatggacgtcctagtgccccggccgaagccgccaagaactatgtacgtcacagcggttgggttgtgcgggataacgtgcctgtcagtacggtgtactggtgaagaacaagggcacgcggagatcatgagagctttgtcccagattcggagaaagagatgctgtggaccacaatgctcgagacattcacccttcctgcgggtacagaggacaaagtgaaaaggtggactctgaagaaaatggcagaacagtttcagagcttcaagggagatctgtaccggaagtatatactgaaggggcagacaccgaacttcgacacattcccaaagctaagggatcactgggacgagttcgttgcatataagacaggtgaacaagggcaggcgatgatggaaagaaacaaagaaaatgccgccaagaagaagtaccatcaccacttggggtcaggaggctatagcgtcgcgatgccgaagtgggagcagatggaggctagcttgattgagaggggtatcgaaccggcaacagccaattggccggaacgatcgaagttctggtactatgctcacggtggaacgctcaacccagctgatggctcactggtcttcggcgatcagatacgagaggctgcgcgacgactaacagatgcagtggaagcctcctctcagggcacgttccgaccagacagagatagggacgagctgacactcgccctgcagactccagagcatccaggacgaacacgagggaaaggggtgattccttggaagattggtttcaaggaggacatccacacgtacaggagtcggatgaggagcaagagagataccgaggcgaagattgcagacctagagttccgggtatcgagctacgaactcaacatgcaagaggaggtggcaaggaaggttgatgaacgcatggccgcacatcggtcccatgatccccagccgaccattcctcctgcaatggtgagcccgtcaggaaaccgtagcagctgcgcctcaacggggcaggtaggatcacagagcatggacgccatgcaaacacaggacgaatcgacctgtcccgttgatgacatcactcagcggacaccatgtgagctgcatattcctttcaagaacttatcaataaaggtaagatttagccattccgctagttgctgcttatatatgttgattactaataaataatctctcacaacatgaaggtggcgtcgggcatggccatcccaacggacccttcaggtacttaccactgcaggccgattccagcaggatactcgaaggtcgaagttgagttggtcgaaggcgcgtacgaggacctcgagctggattaccctggaggagacggtgagacgcatctacgagacacatgccatgccattattctatggcgcaggcggtacatcatcctccctgggcgacaagcggcgtctcgtgccccatctcctccggctccgccatctcctcctcaggatcctgcaccgtctcctcctcatgctccgccagcaccgtctccacctcaggctccagcatcgactcctcctcaggatcctgcaccgactcctcctcgtgctcctacacctactcccctgcaagctcctcttccggcaccttcaaagtcaagggcccccccagctccaccgcctgcccacacaagggcaacgaagaaggcgaaagttgacgccgccaagaacaaggacccggggtacgattgcacgcaagaggagcttgacgcttacgttgcatcagaagtcaagagacaattcaagcctcgaagtctagaaaagaagattcctatagaccccagtgtcaggaacttcttcaggggtatgtttgcatctgtcaaggaggccatcaagctatcggactatgagcgaacgctgaagaaagcatcttctggaaagtccaaaccagtccctcagcttggagagcaaccaaaccaggagatcgagccgttggtgaccggtgaagaaatgacgatagaacaatttattactgacaccggtctaactacggatcaattgctaggagtcgcaccaatcgaaaaggcggaagtgaaatacatgtacgaactcggtaaaccgcttgtcaagcctgagctgctgcagtccctacccacacaaatgtacaagttccatcagctgtacatggagatgagcacCACcagtagagagatgatcggagcgaggatcagggacacggacttcttgcaaggagatgacattctctggatcaatttcaggggaatctacgaactataccagctggacgccctcgacgtctctagtatgagttgctggattttgtaagtatatcgttcagttagatttcttactatacgtctcctttaattaattaggtccttgtatataagtagactatagaaaataatatactcccttttatcgttgtagaatggagattcaaagggcccgatggcggagggttttcgatactggattcatcgaccctcggaaagtaaacgtcgcaatgctcgaccaatatccacaagaaacagaggacaatctcgtccatctcctgaaggcgcagcattacaagacgttcatactgttgccatacaacacagagttagtttaattttactgtcttcctacataccaaatttcattcccgtacgaacttgctaagtgtttcatatgtaatgcatcccttggacattgcagattccactgggtgcttttactcttcgacctggatgcctgcaccgtcaacgtatatgactcaatggataaaaaagagtctacgtttgacaaggttttcgaacttatagataggtaccgtcataagttcctttgttaattaagaaaatcttgttatgttaattgctactacgaatcatagctttaaactccatgtagggcttggtatcggttccgtcatttggtccgcggcaaatggagagaaagacttaggcggaagttcaaatttcctgtgagtacacatgctctacatttatatttctccgattcaaatacatacaagtgtatattaattagatctctcgttgtttgtcatttatttgtagtgcgcaaagcaaaagcagggaactaacttgtgcggctattacgtgtgcgagtattgccactgccttgcaaaccaaatcatcaccgcaagtgagctcgatgtacgtacaaataaattcaaaatttcattacgtagcgatttcttgtttaattactaatcaatttcatacattcatatagtttattcgcatgagggataacctgaccacacacaaggaatttatcgcggcggttcaagaacaactcatgggattcatcaacgaagaaatccttgatcccaagggtgaattctactacgacggaaacacaattcaccggtccttagcttctgagctagcagcgagtactactacgtcgaaatcgtagctagctaggacatataatggattgtaattaatacatgactacatatgtttctatatgcatgcgtacacattttctataatgtaaatatattttggtcatatatatatctatatacatatgcatttgcataacatatatatgtataaatacatatatattatgcatgtatatacatataatataatataatatatatatatatacatatatatatgtatgcatatatatgtattgaaacatatatatgcatggtttatatatatatatatatatatatatataaaccatgcagcaacagggccatgcaaaaaaaaaaaaggtcagctcgatctttagtcccggttggtaacaccaaccgggactaaagatggctcagccggccacgtggctgagccatctttagtcccggttggtgttaccaaccgggactaaagatcgatctttactcccggttatttcacccgggactaaagatagcgatctttagtcccggattggtactcccggtttggaaaccgggactaaaggggggttacgaaccgggactacaaagggtttctccaccagtgctctTACATATCACTTTTTGTGATCTTTGATGTACAACTTTAATcactattatatattaaaacaGAGTTAgagtatttacggctaattttTTTCCAGTAGTAGATGATGTACCCATCGATAGTGAGGTGTTCATGGTAACTtaatcaatctcaagatatgtcgGGCCCAGTTTTTCGGAGGTGCTCATAAGGATAGAATGTGCGTATGTATTCATATAGTTGAGTGCACACGCATTGGGGGCACCTGTGTTTGTAATgtgtttattttaaaaaaaaagagtacctAGTAAAAATTTGTATTGTTATAGTGTCCTTTTCTAAACTAATCTACACATATGAAAGTGTAGTAGATATGGAACACCCCACTTATGTGTATATAGTCAGCAGGAATACCACATAAATTGTAGCAGTGCAAGCTACGCATCGCGTGCCTTTAGCCAATCGGttcaatgaaataaaaaaaaatcatttgtagGTCTTACAACAGAGAATATGTTGGATATTTCAAGAGGAACAATACGATCCAGTTGATTAAAGAACGTAATTAGGAGTAGGTACATACGACCTTCTCATCCACTTTAGGATAGTTGTCTATTTAAAATTAATGATCTTTAGAAATCATAACTAATAAATCACATATTCAATTTCAAAGTCGTTTCAACAGCTGTATTCATGGTAATTAAATGGACAATTCAACAACtacactccctccgtctcattttaagcgcaaacatgaattttcgtgtccaattttgatcgttcgttttatttgatatttttttataattagtatttttgttgttattagatgataaaacatgaatagtactttatgcatgacttttttttaattgttcttctaaaaaatcaaataagatggacgattaAAGTTGAACAGAAGAGTCATGGTTGCGCTTAAAATTTGCGCTTAAACGCTGTTAGGTGTGGTTGGTACAACTAAAAGAGATGGAtacccgcgagcggcggcgacacaaGTGTAGTTGAGTAGTAGTTTAATTCTCTAAACCAGATGTGGCAACGGATAGAAATCATTCGGCGATGACACAAGTGTAGTTGAGTAGTAGTTTAATTCTCTAAACTAGATGTGGCAACGGATAGAAATCATTCGAGCATGCGGGTATCCATCTCTTTTAGTTGCACAATAACCAGATGTGGCAATGGATAGAAATCATTCGGCGATGACACAAGTGTAGTAAACCAGATGTGGCAATGGATAGAAATCATTCGGCGATGGCATATGCTCGCGGGTATCCATTTCTTTTAGTTGAACCAACCACACACCACATCTGGTTTGGCGATGACACAAGTGTAGTAAACCAGATGTGACAATGGATAGAAATCATTCGGCGATGACACAAGTGTAGTAAACCAGATGTGGCAATGGATAGAAATCATTCGGCGATGACACAAGTGTAGTAAACCAGATGTGGCAATGGATAGAAATCATTCGGCGATGGCATATGCTCGCGGGTATCCATTTCTTTTAGTTGAACCAACCACACACCACATCTGGTTTGGCGATGACACAAGTGTAGTAAACCAGATGTGGCAAGGCATATGCTGCAACGGATAGAAATCATTGGCATATGCTCGCGGGTATCCACATCTCTTTTAGTTGAACCAACCACCCACATCTGGTTTAGAGAATTAAACTACTACTCAACTACACTtatgtcgccgccgctcgcgggtaTCCATCTCTTCTCTTTTAGTTGAACCAACCACATCTAACAGCGTTTTTCGTCCTCGCTTTCACGCAAAAGATTCGAATCCGGTGTGTTACAGTGACCGGGCAAATTTCCTATttaagctgctgctgctcaagTTAGGAAAGCGAGGTGGTACTAATCTAGCTACAGTGCCGCGCCTTGCTACAGTAGCGCGAGCTACTGTTGGGCTGCATGCATGCGTGGGCCAAGGCCCATGGCCTGCTGctagcttttttttcttttagggtGTTacacggatccggcggcggcggccacgggcgatagcggtggcggcgcgtgccccctcccctccctccccatgcagatccggcggagggaggGCTTGGGGGCagcagatccggcggccgccgccctctcccctccttccccttgcagatccgggggagggggtggctgatccggcggcgcgcggcgggaggagagcacggggcggcggcggcggccgcgggcgacagcggcggcggcgcgtgccccctcccctccctccccgtgcagatccggcggaggggaggcttGGAGGCTTGAGGAGATGGTGaccggcggagcggcggcatgCGTCGGCGACCAGATctatctctccccctcctcttttTTTCACTTGTGTTTTTTGTGTGTGATTTGATCATGTGAGATGTTCATGTGATGTGTTCTTGTGATGTGAGATGTGTGTTCTTGTGATGCTTCTTGTGATGTTCATGAGATGTTCATGTGATGTGTTCTTGTGATGTTCATGTGATGCTTCTTGTGATGCGTGTTCTTGTGATGTGAGATTCGGcggtgggcgacggcgacggcgacggcggcgggcctcggccaggcggcggcggattaggttagggttagggtttcttttttctttttttttgtttctttttttttctccgcgCAGGCGGCTTAAgcgcccgcacgcgaaaattggTTTTCGCGTGCAGGCGCGccacccgcatgcgaaaatcacGATTTTCCCAGACGACTGGGTGCATGCGGGCCGCCCACCCGCACGCAGAAATTGGCTATCCCGCATGGAAAAATTGGCGCTGTAGTAGTGCTTGATGCGTGAACCTAGCCGTACATGATCAATAAATCAGtaagattttaaattttgatttatagCATAATTTGTCACTCCTCTCTATTTATAGCTCCCTCTTCCACCTTCTATGTTTAGTGATGGACACAATTAGTGAATAGCCAGGCCGGGCTTACGTAGGCCAGCGGTTTCCAAACACTCCCCCTTGGGCTCTGACTGTATAatttggagaaaagaaaaacccaGTGGAAAAAATTTGGAGAAAGAGTACATAGCATATGCTTGCAATGTCGCATGAATTGCCTCATtaaaaatcttataataaactACTGGGAAAACTTATCTAACGGAAAAAAGAGTATAATGCACTCAATTCTTCGTTCAATTTTTCTAGATGGAATTTTGggtattttattttctatatcAAAATTCTGGAATGAGTCAGCGAAATTCTCCCCCTGAATTTTGCATCTCTCTAAATCTCATTATTCCAATTCCTCAGACACACTTATTCAAGAGAAGATGTTAATAATGGGTTAGTGGACAAATCTGTAAGACTTCCATATAGCTTAGTTCGTTGCTTCTATTCAATTCATGTACATAGAAGAGCTTGGGGTTCATGTGCTTAGTGAGTTTGCTTCTCATGTAATCCATTTGCATATGTGCGACATATGCTGGGgttgtgttaacagtgaaatttggtaagcccagagtagtcatcggcttagagtcagcattgGCTTCGAAGTcttgagattagccgatgagagttgtcaagtcgtcagttgtcggattcttgctatattcggttaaggaaattgatctactaaaggaagcttatccagaagagaccgagtttaaagagaatgcggcatggcaagttatctattaattaggaatagtttattagtttccttttatgtttaggaaagtgtgtttagtgtcctataaggactttatcttttccttttatctttaggaaagtttctttcttgtccggcaagaacttgtatcaacccatgggtataaatatgtacacccagggtattaatacaattcggcgcatcgccaccttttaccttttctactttattttatcgtccgacgggacttggcacctgacgtggGGCTATGTTTgatctccggctaaggggtaagtccaatgttccgtcggcctAGGCAATagtatcgtttacgtcggcgtcgttcaagt harbors:
- the LOC4350740 gene encoding chalcone synthase produces the protein MGSSGAPELTHEMSSNPCAGGRATILGIGTAVPVHVYEQKSFPDYYFEITDSNHLVDLKAKFANICEKTSTEKRHMYISDEWLRANPSVTAYMSTSLNVRQQVAEEGIPRLGAEAARKAIDDWGKPASSITHIVFATTSTGCLPSADVVLIKLLGLPLSTKRVMLYQAGCFGGTTALRVAKDIAESNHGARVLVVTSEVMSLVIRGPSESHIGNLVGQAVFGDAAGAVVVGCCPTADERRPVFELVRASQDVIPGTDDAVVVKVRQEGVVITMHRDVPLHVSNAIGGVVKSTFHEIDMKITSYNEAFWLLHAGGRGIVDGVEERLGLGGEKLAATREVMRQYGNTRSSTIFLAMEEMKRRSEERGMATAGEGLEWGMLIAFGPGLTLETMLLRAVPRNS